A window of the Lactuca sativa cultivar Salinas chromosome 5, Lsat_Salinas_v11, whole genome shotgun sequence genome harbors these coding sequences:
- the LOC111916513 gene encoding putative E3 ubiquitin-protein ligase XBAT31 — protein MGQGLSCRVQEKHGLFTAVQFGDLKLVKSLLERDPSLVQQTTYDRNSALHIAAANGQIEIVSLLLEDQSVNPDALNRHKKTPLMLAAIYGKISCVEKLIEAKANILMFDSLNGRTCLHYAAYYGHSDCLATILYAARTSHVAASWGFSRFVNIRDGKGATPLHLAARQGRPQCVHLLLDSGALVCASTGRNGFAGSTPLHLAARGGSMDCIRELLAWGADRLQRDASGRIPYLVALKHNNEGCAALLNPSSAEPLVWPSPLKFISELNQDAKALLEQALMEANREREKTILKGTGYTVQSPSNQDTGSTDDTISEESETELCCICFDQVCTIEVQGCGHQMCAQCTLALCCHNKPNPTTSSQTAPVCPFCRSNIVQLVVAKVKVNASDHDLDHDLDLYSSTKVPKLRKPWNLSEGSSSFKGLSGVPSFGKMVGRGSGRISVDNECINKP, from the exons ATGGGACAGGGGCTTAGTTGCAGAGTGCAAGAGAAACATGGGTTATTCACTGCTGTACAGTTTGGGGATTTGAAGCTTGTGAAAAGCCTTCTTGAAAGAGATCCATCTCTCGTTCAACAAACTACCTATGATCGTAATTCTGCTCTTCACATAGCCGCTGCCAATGGCCAGATCGAG ATTGTTTCTCTGCTTTTGGAAGATCAATCAGTGAATCCCGATGCTTTGAATCGTCATAAAAAG ACTCCATTAATGTTGGCTGCAATCTATGGGAAGATCAGTTGTGTTGAAAAGCTCATTGAAGCCAAGGCTAAT ATTTTGATGTTTGATTCACTAAACGGAAGAACATGCTTGCACTACGCTGCTTATTATGGTCACTCCGATTGTCTTGCAACCATTCTTTACGCCGCCCGGACCTCCCATGTCGCTGCTTCTTG GGGATTTTCAAGATTTGTGAATATTAGAGATGGTAAAGGGGCAACGCCTTTGCATTTGGCTGCACGTCAAGGACGTCCACAATGTGTTCATTTACTTCTAGACAGTGGGGCTCTTGTCTGCGCATCCACTGGTAGAAATGG CTTCGCTGGTAGCACACCACTTCATTTGGCTGCAAGAGGAGGTTCAATGGATTGCATCAGAGAATTATTGGCATGGGGTGCAGATCGACTTCAAAGAGATGCATCTGG GAGAATTCCATATTTGGTTGCGTTAAAGCATAACAACGAAGGGTGTGCAGCTTTGTTAAATCCATCATCTGCAGAGCCTTTGGTGTGGCCATCGCCATTAAAATTCATTAGCGAGCTTAATCAAGATGCAAAAGCTTTGCTAGAGCAAGCTCTAATGGAAGCTAATAGAGAGAGGGAGAAAACAATCTTAAAAGGTACAGGGTACACAGTACAATCACCATCAAATCAGGATACTGGATCCACCGATGATACTATTTCTGAG GAAAGTGAAACGGAGTTATGTTGTATATGCTTTGACCAAGTATGCACAATTGAGGTCCAAGGTTGTGGGCATCAAATGTGTGCTCAATGCACCTTAGCCTTGTGTTGCCACAACAAGCCCAACCCAACAACTTCATCCCAAACCGCACCCGTTTGTCCCTTTTGCCGTAGCAACATTGTCCAATTGGTGGTtgcaaaagtcaaagtcaacgcttctGATCATGACCTTGACCATGATCTTGACCTCTATTCGTCCACAAAGGTGCCAAAATTGAGAAAGCCTTGGAACTTAAGTGAGGGAAGCAGTAGCTTCAAGGGTTTATCGGGTGTGCCCTCATTCGGGAAAATGGTGGGCCGTGGATCCGGGAGGATATCAGTGGATAATGAATGCATCaacaaaccatga